The Scleropages formosus chromosome 11, fSclFor1.1, whole genome shotgun sequence genome window below encodes:
- the LOC108940805 gene encoding mixed lineage kinase domain-like protein — MDLVDPILSIAEKLHSLCGEVKANKKRCARLGMRVAALVELVKAVKVKGPGGHPELVHRGLQELRLTLESTRKVVEKYASTGCFRRIIKAYDLGEEFEVLNERLNDSAQLLSLALQADQKEMLQRVFKETTRRTEDNEDRESDRRELEKLLQSLAQETKESVDAVHAIHEMVDSTKSDVKDIKAMLTSLKRPSIHQMDIREIKPEELTYDVPKMPFMKTATSEMYKGEYNKFTVAIKRFTCPMSHSPEQVRTVFKKEIETMRRFESPNILRMFGICVQDENGPDPNYLIVMEFCEKGNLRDVLDGQSKLSWERRARMSLDAAQGIYRLHQSEEKFKVHGSISSQKFLVDSGYRVKLGGFELAKTETSLRKNKDRKSSSIHYCSPQQLENVNHPYDKACEIYSFGIVLWEVATRQIPYKGCSSKEVYHKVCEEKTMEPLPSDCPQIFASLISASRAYDPFHRPTAGVLVDKLRKVVQELEED; from the exons ATGGACCTGGTGGATCCTATTCTGTCCATAGCAGAGAAGCTGCACTCGCTATGTGGGGAGGTGAAGGCCAATAAGAAGCGTTGTGCACGACTGGGCATGCGTGTAGCGGCCCTAGTGGAGCTGGTGAAAGCTGTGAAGGTGAAGGGCCCTGGAGGGCATCCAGAGCTGGTGCATCGCGGCCTCCAGGAGCTGCGGCTCACGCTGGAGTCCACCCGCAAGGTGGTGGAGAAGTACGCCTCTACTGGCTGTTTTCGACGTATCATCAAGGCCTATGACCTGGGCGAGGAGTTCGAGGTCCTAAATGAGCGCCTGAACGATTCTGCGCAGCTCCTGTCGCTGGCACTACAGGCTGACCAGAAGGAGATGCTGCAGAGAGTGTTTAAAGAGACCACACGGAGGAcggaagacaatgaggacaggGAAAGTGACCGCAGAGAGCTGGAGAAAC TCTTACAGTCCTTGGCACAGGAGACAAAGGAGAGTGTGGATGCTGTGCATGCGATACATGAGATGGTAGATTCCACCAAGAGTGACGTGAAGGACATCAAAGCCATGTTGACATCTT TAAAGAGGCCCTCCATCCACCAGATGGACATAAGGGAGATCAAGCCAGAGGAGCTGACCTACGACGTGCCCAAGATGCCCTTCATGAAAACCGCAACCTCTGAGATGTACAAGGGAGAATACAACAAGTTTACTGTGGCCATCAAGAGATTCACCTGCCCCATGTCCCACAGCCCAGA GCAGGTGAGGACAGTCTTCAAAAAGGAAATAGAAACTATGCGGCGCTTTGAGTCACCTAACATTCTGCGCATGTTTGGCATCTGTGTCCAAGATGAGAATG GGCCAGACCCAAACTACCTCATCGTGATGGAGTTCTGTGAGAAGGGTAACCTGCGGGATGTGCTGGATGGGCAAAGCAAACTATCCTGGGAGCGGCGTGCCCGCATGAGTCTTGATGCAGCCCAAGGCATCTACAG GTTACACCAGTCAGAAGAGAAATTCAAAGTTCATGGTTCGATAAGCAGCCAGAAGTTCCTGGTGGACTCTGGATACAGGGTTAAG CTGGGAGGCTTTGAGCTGGCAAAAACCGAGACCTCtctgaggaaaaacaaagacagaaagagcaGTTCCATACATTACTGCTCACCTCAACAGCTTGAGAATGTGAACCATCCCTATGACAAGGCTTGTGAGATCTATAG CTTTGGGATTGTCTTGTGGGAAGTCGCAACTCGTCAGATACCCTACAAAG GCTGCAGCTCCAAAGAGGTGTACCATAAGGTCTGTGAGGAGAAGACCATGGAGCCCCTTCCATCTGACTGCCCTCAGATCTTTGCCAGTTTGATCAGTGCCAGCCGTGCCTATGACCCCTTCCACCGGCCCACAGCTGGAG TGTTGGTAGACAAGCTGCGCAAGGTTGTgcaggaactggaggaggactga
- the rfwd3 gene encoding E3 ubiquitin-protein ligase RFWD3 yields MEEMEVDEQPGGITTASGLEEPTVISDSGSSTEVEEEDDDGEPAFLNPSSSLNLAALRSRVEGGVAGSPQSFTQNSGLRQTRLDAHLNHTPHDQFLNTIVHELFSGVAQSGFSVTEEEEVQETEAQVSPLVPAVLSDSSQNVSASVLPAPLQNPAASGPLVATEMAPVAEVQLELTLASAAPPAGKEDDGGDGDGESCSICFEPWTTAGGHRLSALRCGHLFGFTCIDRWLRGQNAKCPQCNKKAKRTDIVLLYARKLRALDNSEQEGMKRSLEQEQSLRRKAELESAQCRLQLQVLTDECQKLRRQLQELKSLMAQPGCSPSQASQSSLTALSQRPDTGTGVQGGGHYTFAKAVLVSQAGGCRVLSYCDPLSCLLASQPSPQATLVPGCGVKKVSAINLKACQYVPIHAKQIRGLAFSQQADSLLLSAALDNTIKLTSLLTNTVVQTYNAGRPVWSCCWCLDNNNYVYAGLSNGSVLVYDTRDTSTHVQELSPLGSRCPVASLSYVPRAASSSFPCGGLIAGSLEGGCFWEQVDGTTYKPHVLPLETGGCTDIQVEPDSRHCLVTYRPGRSNPSLRCVLMELNRTPLRDAGQEPVCSCSPVQMFTAGSSCKLLTKNAVFRNPARDGSMLVCAGDEASSSTMVWDAGTGALIQKLPADMPVLDICPFEVNQNYYLASLTEKMLKIYKWE; encoded by the exons ATGGAAGAGATGGAGGTGGACGAACAACCAGGAGGCATCACCACCGCTTCAGGGCTGGAGGAGCCCACTGTCATCTCCGACTCTGGGAGCAGCACCgaggtggaggaagaggatgatgatGGAGAGCCAGCATTCCTTAATCCAAGTTCTTCCTTGAACTTGGCGGCTTTGCGAAGCAGAGTGGAAGGCGGTGTCGCAGGCTCGCCTCAGTCCTTCACTCAGAACAGTGGGCTGCGGCAAACCAG GTTAGATGCACATCTCAACCATACCCCCCATGACCAATTTCTGAACACAATAGTGCATGAACTGTTCAGTGGTGTAGCTCAGTCTGGATTTAGTGtcactgaggaggaggaggtgcaggagACAGAAGCCCAAGTCAGTCCTCTCGTCCCTGCTGTTCTTTCCGATTCCAGTCAGAACGTCAGCGCTTCGGTGCTCCCAGCACCTCTACAGAATCCTGCTGCTTCAG GTCCCCTGGTTGCCACGGAGATGGCACCTGTAGCTGAAGTACAGCTTGAG CTTACATTAGCATCAGCAGCTCCCCCTGCAGGCAAGGaagatgatggtggtgatggtgatggagaGAGCTGCTCAATATGCTTTGAACCCTGGACCACAGCTGGCGGGCACCGACTGTCTGCCCTGCGCTGCGGCCACCTCTTTGGCTTCACCTGTATTGATCGCTGGCTGAGGGGCCAGAATGCCAAGTGTCCCCAG TGCAACAAGAAGGCCAAGCGCACTGATATCGTCCTGCTGTATGCGCGAAAGCTGCGGGCACTCGACAACAGTGAGCAGGAGGGCATGAAGAG GTCCCTGGAACAGGAGCAGTCATTGCGCAGGAAGGCTGAGCTGGAGTCTGCGCAGTGCCGCCTGCAGCTGCAAGTTCTGACAGATGAGTGCCAGAAGCTGCGCAGACAGCTGCAG GAGCTAAAGTCACTGATGGCTCAGCCAGGCTGCAGCCCTTCCCAGGCCTCGCAGTCTTCCCTGACAGCACTGTCCCAGCGGCCAGACACAGGAACCGGGGTCCAGGGTGGGGGTCACTATACCTTTGCCAAGGCAGTGCTGGTGTCCCAGGCGGGTGGCTGCCGGGTGCTGTCCTACTGTGATCCCCTCAGCTGCCTTCTGGCCTCTCAACCCTCCCCACAGGCCACCCTGGTGCCAG GCTGCGGGGTGAAGAAAGTCAGTGCCATCAACCTGAAGGCCTGCCAGTATGTTCCCATCCATGCCAAGCAGATCCGAGGCCTGGCCTTCAGCCAGCAGGCAGACAGCCTCCTGCTCTCAGCAGCGTTGGACAACACCATAAAACTCACCAG CTTGCTCACCAACACGGTGGTACAGACATACAACGCTGGCCGGCCGgtctggagctgctgctggtgccTGGACAATAACAACTACGTGTATGCAGGCCTGAGCAATGGCTCTGTGCTGGTGTATGACACAAGGGACACCAGTACCCATGTACAAGAACTCTCCCCGCTGGGTTCGAG GTGTCCAGTTGCTTCCCTGTCGTATGTCCCCCGGGCGGcttccagctccttcccatGCGGTGGCCTTATTGCTGGTTCCCTGGAGGGAGGCTGCTTCTGGGAGCAGGTAGATGGGACTACCTACAAGCCACATGTGCTGCCACTGGAAACTGGAGGTTGCACTGACATCCAGGTGGAGCCTGACAGCCGCCACTGCCTGGTTACCTACCGGCCAG GACGGTCCAACCCTTCCCTACGCTGCGTTCTGATGGAACTAAACCGGACCCCACTGCGTGACGCAGGTCAGGAGCCAGTTTGCTCCTGCTCCCCAGTGCAGATGTTCACTGCCGGCTCCTCCTGCAAACTGCTCACCAAGAACGCCGTGTTTCGAAACCCGGCACGGGATGGCTCCATGCTAGTGTGCGCTGGGGACGAGGCCTCCAGCTCCACCATG GTGTGGGATGCAGGAACTGGGGCCCTGATCCAAAAGCTACCAGCTGACATGCCGGTGCTGGACATCTGTCCCTTTGAGGTGAACCAAAACTACTACCTGGCTTCCCTGACGGAAAAGATGCTGAAAATATACAAGTGGGAGTGA